A section of the Leptospira kobayashii genome encodes:
- a CDS encoding response regulator, whose product MNQILIVDDNDKYANNLISYFSSKGISCDRAVDAAEGWKLYSNHKNYQMIISDVTMETQTSGLWMMRKIYKDGYEGIKVIASTGFDVLGVMPFSAWFLPWFCGLHWMIPKVPLKKGTVEWVPTRLSNKNSKPY is encoded by the coding sequence ATGAATCAAATTTTAATCGTTGATGACAACGATAAGTATGCGAATAATCTAATTTCTTATTTTTCCTCCAAAGGAATTTCCTGTGATCGAGCCGTGGACGCGGCGGAAGGTTGGAAGTTATATTCAAATCATAAAAACTACCAAATGATTATTTCCGATGTGACTATGGAAACCCAAACCTCCGGTTTATGGATGATGCGAAAGATATATAAGGATGGATACGAAGGGATAAAGGTAATCGCTTCTACCGGATTTGATGTATTAGGTGTGATGCCTTTTTCCGCTTGGTTTTTACCTTGGTTTTGCGGACTGCATTGGATGATTCCGAAAGTTCCTTTGAAAAAGGGAACTGTCGAGTGGGTGCCCACTCGACTTTCCAATAAAAATTCAAAACCTTATTAG
- a CDS encoding HEAT repeat domain-containing protein, giving the protein MGQDIIFKWSVGCLILLSLNCSSARPFQLTDVSPKFKDFQGTDLDPYKEKKESIVLTNKPKYDEHILSAKRSISTLEFAEKVALKAELKKFEGQNIQTEMSAASYLEEDLPPIIANLGNLKRKNIELLDDAPNDFDGPSIGKASGALEEIQEGLNLFIPKANKILQSIKNIRADSSNYAEKKDIPVKEVQEPQETKKDPEIKPEEKPKEPEKKNKLGKRDIKDISIPKEKIQINRVAKKNKVTGSAKELIAEQVSKEDVNLTDDERKEKEYTEKIRKGLVEVFTYEYYKKAKNLEKLLLTHPIPRIRSAAALALGRLKAGRATLQHAIDKDGYQVRPAAYKALSDIGDKRSLAYFFSGTKAEDPEVIAVSFEGLGKTKDPAGRELILNQGLSSEYVIIVGGSLRGLAYHKIPADVEVIEKFIRSEDKEIKEAAIEALSIHGSRESLRILEQNVKDQPDLASKILDEIGKNPSLSATFSLIRLNESIQDENLTKRIGEHLLKRKAFGKYAIILIEDDFIRMEPNERSRPLSYIKSKEVGLVLGETKKEFSVRIGEDIITDKYIQIKIESTLPGSSNQFVTGWVFYPKLEIIEVKKLGENSSKGKYSNFSTGKHQNLFNPTDKEKAENPSEE; this is encoded by the coding sequence ATGGGTCAAGACATAATTTTCAAATGGAGTGTAGGATGTCTTATCCTTCTTAGTTTGAACTGTTCTTCAGCGAGACCTTTCCAATTAACGGACGTTTCACCTAAGTTTAAAGATTTCCAAGGAACTGATTTGGATCCTTATAAGGAAAAAAAAGAATCCATTGTTCTCACCAATAAACCAAAATACGATGAACATATTTTAAGTGCAAAGCGAAGTATTTCCACCCTTGAGTTTGCAGAGAAAGTAGCACTAAAAGCTGAATTAAAAAAATTCGAAGGACAAAACATCCAAACGGAAATGTCGGCAGCTTCCTACTTGGAAGAAGATCTTCCTCCCATCATTGCAAATCTTGGAAATTTAAAACGGAAGAACATAGAACTATTAGATGACGCACCGAATGATTTTGACGGTCCTAGCATAGGAAAAGCAAGCGGAGCTCTTGAGGAAATTCAAGAAGGTTTAAACCTTTTTATCCCCAAAGCGAACAAAATACTTCAATCGATTAAAAATATTCGGGCAGATAGCAGCAATTATGCGGAAAAGAAAGACATTCCCGTAAAAGAAGTACAAGAACCTCAAGAAACAAAAAAAGATCCAGAAATCAAGCCGGAAGAAAAACCGAAAGAGCCTGAGAAAAAAAACAAATTAGGAAAAAGAGATATAAAAGACATCTCTATTCCGAAAGAAAAAATACAAATCAATCGGGTTGCAAAAAAAAATAAAGTCACGGGATCTGCGAAAGAACTGATTGCAGAACAAGTTTCCAAAGAAGATGTAAATCTTACCGATGACGAAAGAAAAGAAAAAGAATACACTGAAAAAATCCGTAAAGGTTTGGTCGAAGTATTCACTTATGAATATTATAAAAAAGCAAAAAATTTGGAAAAACTTTTGCTCACTCATCCGATCCCGCGTATTCGTTCCGCAGCAGCACTTGCTCTAGGAAGACTGAAAGCCGGGAGAGCGACGTTACAACATGCGATCGACAAAGACGGATATCAAGTAAGACCGGCTGCTTACAAAGCTCTTTCCGATATAGGCGACAAACGTTCTCTTGCCTATTTTTTCTCAGGAACAAAGGCCGAAGATCCGGAAGTAATTGCTGTTAGCTTTGAAGGCTTGGGAAAAACAAAAGATCCTGCGGGAAGAGAATTGATTCTGAACCAAGGATTGAGTTCCGAATATGTAATTATAGTGGGAGGTTCTCTAAGAGGACTTGCTTATCATAAGATTCCGGCGGATGTAGAGGTGATTGAAAAATTCATCCGATCGGAAGACAAAGAAATCAAAGAAGCCGCAATCGAAGCATTATCCATTCATGGAAGCCGGGAAAGTTTGAGAATTTTGGAACAAAACGTAAAAGACCAACCGGATCTGGCTTCAAAAATCCTGGATGAAATCGGTAAAAATCCGAGTCTCTCCGCGACTTTTTCTTTAATACGTTTGAATGAGTCCATCCAAGATGAGAACCTAACAAAGAGAATCGGAGAACATCTTTTGAAAAGAAAGGCTTTCGGAAAATATGCGATCATCCTGATCGAAGACGATTTCATTCGAATGGAACCGAATGAAAGATCAAGACCTCTGTCTTATATTAAATCGAAAGAAGTAGGTTTGGTGTTAGGGGAAACGAAGAAGGAATTTTCCGTTCGCATCGGAGAAGATATTATCACGGATAAATACATCCAAATCAAAATCGAATCCACTTTGCCGGGAAGCAGCAATCAATTTGTAACGGGTTGGGTATTTTATCCAAAGCTGGAAATCATCGAAGTGAAAAAACTCGGAGAGAATTCGTCAAAAGGCAAATATTCGAATTTTAGCACAGGGAAACACCAAAACCTATTCAATCCTACGGACAAAGAAAAAGCGGAAAATCCTTCCGAAGAATAA
- a CDS encoding anthranilate synthase component II → MLLLIDNYDSFTYILYQYLREWDEVKVIQNTDDLPMESMDLITGVVLSPGPGLPKTSGKLMGHIAELVFKKPILGVCLGHQALAEFFGSKLVKAPEIFHGRVSEVYHDGQGVFSQITSPFLANRYHSWVVSEEELPAELEVTAKTKDGVIMGIRHKDHQNLFGVQFHPESILTQFGKKLIQNFCEIGKNK, encoded by the coding sequence ATGTTACTGTTAATCGACAATTATGATTCCTTTACTTATATTTTGTACCAGTACTTACGGGAATGGGATGAGGTAAAGGTCATACAAAATACGGATGATCTTCCTATGGAATCAATGGATTTGATTACAGGAGTGGTTTTATCACCTGGCCCCGGTTTGCCGAAGACTTCGGGAAAACTTATGGGACATATTGCGGAACTTGTTTTTAAAAAGCCGATCTTAGGAGTGTGTTTGGGGCACCAGGCATTGGCGGAATTTTTCGGTTCCAAATTGGTCAAGGCACCCGAAATCTTCCATGGACGTGTGTCCGAGGTCTACCATGATGGACAAGGTGTCTTTTCTCAGATTACATCTCCCTTTTTAGCAAATCGTTACCACTCTTGGGTGGTCTCCGAAGAAGAACTTCCCGCCGAATTGGAAGTGACAGCTAAAACGAAAGATGGTGTGATTATGGGAATCAGGCATAAGGATCATCAAAATTTGTTTGGAGTTCAATTTCATCCCGAATCTATTCTGACTCAGTTTGGAAAAAAGTTAATTCAGAACTTTTGTGAGATTGGAAAGAACAAATGA
- a CDS encoding ABC transporter ATP-binding protein, which translates to MKYFLRLLSYSLQYKNRFFLGLIFALLTAILNGISLTALIPLFDSLGGDSTNRFHLDLTLPERTILLQEVLLGEDSLDGLERAKRLIISAKLQINDLTKDMEPKEVVWAVCFAVFPLYLFKVVTYLISVFCIATAGYRGVRDIRQELFRKIQRLPLTYFYKEKTGLIMSRVINDAEIVAAVISSNLRDAVINFFYVLTHLMILIYLNSELLLMACLTIPVVILPVTLFTRKISSSTTRFQEKVADLNSHIQEFISGIKVIRTFRQEKADVEKFKNINHKVYRRTFKGQFYLQMAPSLVELTSSIVVLGYFALGARFIYSGKFTQGEFMAFLLTLLFLLRPLTQLSQMVGKITQANSAGKRIFEIIDREAEVEENLTDKKIESVREGIRFENIHFAYPGTNQEVLKGINLDVKLGQTYAFVGTSGSGKSTLMDLIPRFFEPTQGRITIDGVDIQEISLKSLRSKMGIVTQEIFLFHGTVADNIAYGTAGVGRKDVIRAARLANAHDFISEMEFGYDTVLGVRGLNLSGGQRQRLVIARALLRNPEIMILDEATSALDAESERLVSRALERLFKNRTTFIIAHRLSTIRRVPNIVVVEEGEIKEQGDHDTLLAQNGIYRKLHDSQFLDAEVQI; encoded by the coding sequence ATGAAATATTTCCTACGATTATTATCTTATTCTTTGCAATATAAAAATCGCTTTTTCCTAGGATTGATATTTGCATTATTAACCGCCATACTGAACGGTATTTCCCTTACGGCACTGATTCCGCTATTTGATTCGTTAGGCGGAGATAGCACGAACCGTTTTCATCTGGACCTGACATTACCGGAAAGAACCATTCTGCTCCAGGAAGTATTACTGGGCGAAGATTCTTTGGACGGATTGGAAAGGGCAAAACGACTTATCATTTCCGCAAAATTGCAAATCAATGATCTGACCAAGGACATGGAACCGAAAGAAGTGGTTTGGGCGGTTTGTTTTGCCGTTTTCCCTCTTTATCTTTTTAAAGTAGTCACTTATTTGATTTCGGTCTTCTGTATCGCGACCGCAGGGTATCGCGGGGTCAGAGACATTCGTCAGGAATTATTCCGAAAGATTCAAAGACTACCTCTGACTTATTTTTATAAGGAGAAGACAGGACTCATCATGAGTCGTGTGATCAATGATGCGGAGATTGTTGCTGCCGTCATTTCGAGTAACTTACGTGATGCGGTAATCAATTTTTTTTACGTGCTAACCCATTTGATGATTTTGATTTATCTCAATTCCGAATTGCTTTTGATGGCCTGTCTTACTATCCCTGTTGTGATCTTACCGGTTACTTTGTTTACGAGGAAAATATCCAGTTCCACCACAAGATTTCAGGAGAAAGTGGCGGACCTAAACAGTCATATTCAGGAATTTATTTCGGGTATTAAAGTCATTCGCACTTTCCGTCAGGAAAAAGCCGATGTTGAAAAATTCAAAAACATCAACCACAAAGTATATCGCAGAACTTTCAAAGGCCAGTTTTATCTCCAAATGGCTCCGAGTCTTGTTGAGTTGACTTCGTCCATCGTTGTACTCGGATATTTCGCGTTAGGTGCTAGATTCATCTATTCGGGCAAATTCACCCAAGGTGAATTTATGGCATTTCTTTTGACTTTATTGTTTCTACTCAGACCTCTGACTCAACTTTCCCAAATGGTAGGCAAAATCACTCAAGCCAATTCGGCGGGAAAAAGGATTTTTGAAATCATCGACCGGGAAGCGGAAGTGGAAGAAAATCTTACCGATAAAAAAATTGAATCCGTTAGGGAAGGGATTCGTTTTGAAAACATTCATTTCGCCTATCCGGGAACAAACCAGGAAGTTTTAAAAGGAATCAATTTAGACGTAAAGTTAGGTCAAACTTATGCTTTCGTGGGAACAAGCGGAAGCGGAAAATCCACACTTATGGATTTGATTCCCAGATTCTTTGAACCGACCCAAGGCAGAATCACTATAGACGGAGTTGATATCCAGGAGATTTCGCTTAAGTCTTTGAGAAGCAAAATGGGAATCGTTACCCAAGAGATATTTTTATTTCACGGAACCGTTGCAGATAACATTGCTTATGGGACTGCGGGAGTCGGTCGAAAGGATGTGATTCGTGCGGCTCGTTTGGCTAATGCCCATGATTTTATCAGTGAAATGGAATTCGGATACGATACCGTACTCGGAGTACGAGGACTCAATCTAAGCGGAGGACAGAGGCAACGTTTGGTGATCGCCAGGGCACTTTTGCGTAACCCCGAAATTATGATCCTGGATGAAGCTACAAGTGCGTTGGATGCGGAATCAGAGAGGCTTGTAAGCCGCGCTTTAGAGCGGTTATTTAAGAATAGAACTACTTTCATCATTGCTCATAGACTTTCTACGATTCGTAGAGTTCCCAATATCGTTGTTGTGGAAGAAGGGGAGATTAAAGAGCAAGGAGATCATGATACCTTGCTTGCCCAAAATGGAATTTATCGCAAGTTACATGACAGCCAATTTTTAGATGCGGAAGTGCAAATATGA
- a CDS encoding EAL domain-containing protein, giving the protein MKDLDVFKKTFINENRGKPLFLIRFENITGIEITGFLDLLRGDFYSCLDLEDISFGFHYFEKKGILLMGISPLFEWNIEKFPNIENAVGKFQQECLKNKLASFHFGVSRTQSNFISTNDEIFDELFGSSEKNLNDNLVRWSWTYYNKANTYISGSVHEAMIQPTVIFNPKTKTFSVKGGEVFVGGGAYIGYKDLINDIPADQDLNRIELLILEKLIIACDGAPGLLKFNISPQSLIDTFSNKEKVDRLKKLISAKNLNPDNVRFELVEKPYDESNYPLRDVCQAFYDHGMSFAADDFGVKSQSHQIVLDLGIMIKEFKLDPISFKFKIEEDQIKFLDNLAFIDYCKRLADNREAVITAEAVEDYDTFRFLMEHQIYQFQANILFGKMSIGDYKRDFDSFHSLSEEVIKEVLTDKILAEKQKRIGNVFRVATEAGLL; this is encoded by the coding sequence ATGAAAGACCTGGATGTTTTTAAAAAAACATTCATCAATGAAAATAGGGGAAAACCGCTATTTCTAATACGCTTTGAGAATATTACGGGAATTGAAATTACCGGTTTTCTGGATTTACTTCGGGGAGATTTTTACAGCTGTCTGGATTTGGAAGATATATCCTTCGGATTTCATTATTTTGAAAAAAAAGGAATCCTGCTTATGGGGATTTCTCCTTTGTTCGAGTGGAACATTGAAAAATTTCCGAATATAGAAAATGCCGTAGGTAAATTCCAACAGGAATGTTTAAAAAACAAGCTGGCATCCTTTCACTTTGGGGTCTCCCGGACACAGTCTAACTTCATTTCTACGAACGACGAAATTTTCGATGAACTGTTCGGTTCCTCCGAAAAAAACCTGAATGACAACCTGGTTCGCTGGAGTTGGACTTATTACAACAAAGCGAATACGTATATATCGGGATCCGTGCATGAAGCAATGATCCAACCTACCGTAATATTTAATCCGAAGACAAAAACCTTTTCCGTAAAGGGAGGAGAAGTTTTCGTCGGAGGCGGAGCTTATATAGGATATAAAGATTTAATCAATGATATACCCGCCGATCAGGATCTCAATCGAATCGAATTATTGATTTTGGAAAAATTAATCATCGCTTGCGACGGTGCGCCGGGATTATTAAAATTCAATATTTCCCCTCAGTCTCTGATAGATACTTTTTCCAATAAAGAGAAAGTAGATCGTTTGAAAAAATTGATTTCAGCAAAGAATCTAAATCCGGACAATGTTAGATTTGAATTGGTGGAAAAACCTTACGATGAATCCAACTATCCGTTGAGAGACGTATGCCAGGCATTCTATGACCACGGAATGAGCTTCGCCGCAGACGATTTCGGAGTCAAAAGCCAATCGCATCAAATCGTTTTGGATCTGGGAATTATGATCAAAGAGTTCAAGTTGGATCCGATCAGTTTTAAGTTCAAAATAGAAGAGGATCAGATCAAGTTTTTGGACAATCTTGCATTTATTGATTATTGCAAACGTCTGGCGGACAACAGGGAGGCGGTGATTACTGCGGAAGCTGTCGAAGATTACGATACATTCCGGTTTTTAATGGAACATCAAATCTATCAGTTCCAGGCGAATATCCTTTTTGGAAAAATGTCTATCGGCGATTACAAGCGTGATTTTGATTCATTCCATTCCCTTTCCGAAGAGGTCATCAAAGAAGTATTGACAGATAAGATTTTGGCGGAAAAACAAAAAAGAATCGGGAATGTTTTCCGCGTTGCCACGGAAGCGGGACTTCTTTAA
- a CDS encoding YebC/PmpR family DNA-binding transcriptional regulator — protein sequence MSGHSKWATIRRKKGAIDAKRGAIFTRIAREISVAAKEGGGDQDANPRLRMAVTKAKASNMPKDNIERAIKKGTGGLEGMVYEECLYECYAPGGVAIMVDVLTDKKSRTTPEIKSILTKLGGSLANSGAVSRLFERKGQLVLKSDQISEEALFDLALGAGAEDIQAADGVYTVLTPPNEYEAVQSALTAKGLSMEETEIKYIPMTTVEVNDKDTAEKIMKLIENLEANDDVQGVSSNFEPGEGIDLD from the coding sequence ATGTCAGGACATTCGAAGTGGGCTACGATCCGAAGGAAGAAAGGGGCGATTGACGCAAAGCGCGGTGCCATCTTTACAAGAATTGCACGGGAAATTTCCGTAGCAGCCAAAGAAGGAGGCGGTGACCAAGATGCCAATCCCAGACTTCGTATGGCAGTTACCAAAGCCAAAGCTTCGAATATGCCGAAAGACAATATCGAACGCGCCATTAAAAAAGGAACGGGCGGTTTGGAAGGGATGGTTTACGAAGAATGTCTTTATGAATGTTACGCACCCGGAGGCGTTGCCATTATGGTGGACGTCCTAACGGACAAAAAGTCCAGAACCACACCGGAAATCAAAAGTATCCTTACCAAACTAGGCGGTTCCTTGGCCAATTCGGGAGCGGTATCCAGATTATTCGAAAGAAAAGGCCAATTGGTTTTAAAATCGGATCAGATCTCGGAAGAGGCTTTATTCGATTTGGCTCTCGGAGCGGGAGCGGAAGACATACAGGCAGCGGATGGGGTTTATACTGTTTTGACTCCTCCCAATGAATATGAAGCAGTTCAATCCGCTCTTACCGCAAAAGGTCTTAGTATGGAAGAAACAGAGATCAAATACATCCCTATGACTACTGTGGAAGTGAATGATAAGGACACTGCGGAAAAAATCATGAAACTCATAGAAAACCTGGAAGCAAACGACGATGTGCAAGGTGTGAGTTCTAACTTTGAACCGGGAGAAGGAATCGATTTGGATTAA
- a CDS encoding enoyl-CoA hydratase/isomerase family protein, whose protein sequence is MNYQREEITVSGGKAEIIHFQMNDQNSLTGSNMKELAVILKEIRNDSSKKGIILTSDHEKFFCNGLDADNLLSTPKEKLLDEVGGIVILFGELILFDKPLITEVTGYAMGGGAVITVASDYKYMYDGKGRIGFTEVNVGLPLPGSFIDRIKMCVEPRYWSEVCLEGTVYKAAEAKKIGLIDEIAATKEELRKISLKKLDSLSKIPMSAYRSTKNMLNGGLIAKLDQYQKETANAFQQPGVIDNLLEAMTALKEKRRPVLK, encoded by the coding sequence ATGAATTATCAAAGAGAAGAAATCACCGTTAGCGGTGGAAAAGCGGAAATCATTCATTTTCAAATGAATGATCAAAATTCACTCACCGGCTCCAATATGAAGGAGCTAGCGGTAATCCTAAAAGAAATTCGAAATGATTCTTCAAAAAAAGGAATCATTCTCACTTCAGACCACGAAAAGTTTTTTTGCAACGGTTTGGATGCGGATAATTTACTTTCTACCCCGAAAGAAAAATTACTGGATGAAGTCGGAGGAATCGTAATTTTATTCGGCGAATTGATTCTTTTTGACAAACCGTTGATTACCGAAGTTACAGGTTATGCGATGGGCGGCGGTGCCGTAATCACTGTAGCAAGCGATTATAAATATATGTATGATGGAAAAGGTAGAATCGGATTCACAGAAGTGAACGTGGGATTACCTTTGCCGGGAAGTTTTATCGACCGAATTAAAATGTGTGTAGAACCCAGATATTGGTCCGAGGTTTGTTTGGAAGGAACTGTCTACAAAGCGGCAGAGGCTAAAAAAATCGGACTCATTGACGAGATAGCAGCAACAAAAGAGGAGTTAAGAAAGATTTCTCTTAAAAAACTGGATTCTCTTTCCAAAATTCCTATGAGCGCATATCGTTCCACCAAAAATATGTTAAACGGTGGACTAATCGCAAAATTGGATCAATACCAAAAAGAAACAGCGAATGCATTCCAACAACCCGGAGTAATAGACAATCTCTTAGAGGCGATGACCGCCCTGAAAGAAAAACGCAGACCCGTTTTAAAATAA
- a CDS encoding acyl-CoA dehydrogenase family protein has translation MIDFSLTDEQKALRDLARDFAKNEIAPKAEHHDHTGEFPKEILKKAHDVGLMNLHIPTQYNGAGMTVLDEIITFEELFYACSGVSTAILANNLALAPVLLGASDEILKKFIQPMSDQLTMAAYAVTEPGAGSDVAGIRTTAKRVGDDYIINGSKMWITNAGVADWFFILAKTDPNAGHKGMSGFIVDAKTPGIILGKKEKNMGQRCSDTRSVTFEDLKVPKWQMVGKEGDGFKIAMGAFDHTRPTVAIGAVGVARAAMDHSIRYANTRNAFGKPISVNQGVSFPIAEMARDIEAGRLLCYQAGWLIDNGYRNTYQASIAKVFCADMAMRVCTDAVQVFGGYGFNEEYPVEKLMRDVKIFQIYEGTSQIQRVIISKFLNDGVGIESPNL, from the coding sequence ATGATTGATTTCTCACTAACAGACGAACAAAAAGCTCTCCGGGATTTAGCCCGTGATTTTGCAAAAAATGAAATTGCACCGAAAGCGGAACATCATGATCATACAGGTGAGTTTCCTAAAGAAATCCTAAAAAAAGCCCATGACGTCGGGCTCATGAACTTACACATTCCTACCCAATACAACGGCGCCGGAATGACCGTTCTGGATGAAATCATTACATTCGAAGAATTGTTTTATGCGTGCTCCGGAGTTTCCACGGCGATTCTTGCAAACAATCTAGCCTTGGCTCCGGTTTTACTTGGTGCAAGCGACGAAATCTTAAAAAAATTCATCCAACCTATGTCGGATCAACTAACGATGGCGGCTTATGCCGTAACTGAGCCCGGTGCCGGTTCCGATGTGGCCGGTATACGAACTACTGCTAAACGGGTTGGAGACGATTATATCATCAATGGTTCCAAAATGTGGATCACCAATGCGGGTGTTGCGGACTGGTTTTTTATTTTGGCAAAGACGGACCCGAATGCTGGCCATAAAGGAATGAGCGGGTTCATTGTAGATGCGAAAACTCCGGGAATCATTCTGGGCAAAAAAGAAAAAAATATGGGTCAAAGATGTTCTGACACTCGTTCGGTGACGTTCGAAGATTTAAAAGTCCCAAAATGGCAAATGGTTGGTAAAGAAGGGGATGGATTCAAAATCGCAATGGGTGCCTTCGACCATACACGTCCTACGGTAGCGATCGGAGCAGTCGGTGTGGCACGTGCTGCAATGGATCATTCCATTCGTTATGCGAACACAAGGAACGCATTTGGAAAACCGATTTCAGTCAATCAAGGCGTGAGTTTCCCGATCGCGGAAATGGCGCGCGATATTGAAGCAGGTAGACTTCTTTGTTACCAAGCAGGTTGGTTGATCGACAATGGTTATAGAAATACTTACCAGGCTTCCATCGCAAAAGTATTCTGTGCGGATATGGCAATGCGAGTTTGTACGGATGCAGTTCAGGTATTCGGCGGATACGGATTCAACGAAGAATACCCTGTAGAAAAATTGATGCGTGATGTTAAAATCTTTCAAATTTACGAAGGAACTTCTCAAATCCAAAGGGTAATCATTTCCAAATTCCTAAATGACGGCGTAGGAATCGAAAGTCCGAATCTTTAA
- a CDS encoding GlsB/YeaQ/YmgE family stress response membrane protein: MFSLIYFLLIGLAAGWLTGRILRGRGFGLIANLVIGVIGSFLGRFVFSLLGFGSYGLIAELIVAVAGSILLVVIAGYIKKR; encoded by the coding sequence ATGTTTAGTTTAATTTACTTTTTATTGATTGGTTTGGCAGCAGGTTGGCTGACAGGTAGAATTCTACGTGGTAGAGGATTTGGACTCATTGCCAATCTGGTCATTGGGGTCATCGGCTCGTTTTTAGGAAGATTTGTATTCAGCTTGCTCGGCTTTGGAAGTTACGGACTCATCGCAGAATTAATTGTCGCTGTGGCCGGTTCGATACTTCTCGTAGTAATTGCAGGTTATATCAAAAAAAGATAA
- a CDS encoding response regulator, whose protein sequence is MAIENDLFASQELENIFQGLRQRVVITKFTQTVKEYVKSSNPDIILLGLSFRDKKELEFVIELRKDVITQGIPILAMIPKEDENFIFNHKILGFTDFMIKPLFKQALLDRIHSLIEEYKSAESSKTRDNMSFVVVDRSHGKVLFQCRANLKRFVFPEFKRIFTPNFLKSIQGEHICFDIRGVPEVGKEEVEVFERVVKVFIGQDKIAFIAGRHMGAIIEHALDEEKLLVFMAPNEFDDYLKVEEQKKEDLRKKERKDKAHPMSETQNTTTNPAVAPPPPPAEPNKDLPN, encoded by the coding sequence ATGGCTATCGAAAATGATCTTTTTGCTTCCCAAGAGTTGGAGAATATTTTCCAGGGACTCCGGCAGCGTGTCGTCATCACGAAATTTACCCAAACGGTAAAAGAATATGTGAAGTCTTCCAACCCGGACATCATTCTTTTGGGTCTGTCCTTTCGTGACAAAAAAGAATTGGAGTTTGTGATCGAACTCAGAAAAGATGTGATCACCCAAGGGATCCCCATCCTTGCTATGATTCCGAAAGAAGATGAAAACTTTATCTTCAATCATAAGATCTTAGGTTTTACGGATTTTATGATAAAACCATTATTCAAACAGGCTTTATTGGATCGGATTCATTCTCTAATCGAAGAATACAAATCTGCTGAAAGCAGCAAAACAAGAGACAATATGTCCTTCGTTGTTGTGGACAGAAGCCATGGAAAAGTTTTATTCCAATGCCGTGCCAATTTAAAAAGATTTGTTTTTCCCGAATTCAAGCGTATTTTTACACCTAACTTTCTTAAGTCGATCCAGGGAGAACATATATGCTTCGATATTCGAGGCGTTCCCGAAGTTGGAAAGGAAGAGGTGGAAGTTTTCGAACGGGTTGTAAAAGTATTTATCGGCCAAGACAAGATTGCGTTCATTGCAGGACGTCATATGGGAGCCATCATCGAACATGCGCTAGATGAAGAAAAACTTTTAGTCTTCATGGCACCGAACGAATTTGACGATTATTTGAAGGTTGAAGAACAAAAGAAAGAAGATCTTCGCAAAAAAGAAAGAAAAGACAAAGCTCACCCGATGTCCGAAACACAAAATACAACAACCAATCCTGCTGTTGCGCCTCCGCCGCCTCCGGCTGAACCGAATAAAGATTTACCCAATTAA